ATTCGCCGAGCTGTTGGGCCACGTAAGAGAGGATTTGAAATGGCTGTTCCAGACTCAACAGGATGTGATCACTCTGGTTTCAACCGGCACCGGAGGGATGGAAAGCGCCGTGTCCAATTTCTTGTCGCCGGGTGATAAGGCGATTGTGATCAACGGCGGGAAGTTCGGCGAACGTTGGTTGAAGCTCTGTCAAGTGTACGGGGTCAAAGTGGAAGAGATCAAGGTCGAATGGGGCTATGCGGTCGATCCACAGCAGGTGGCTCAGGCCTTGAAGAAAGACCCTGCCATTAGGGCAGTGTATGTCCAAGCCAGCGAATCTTCCACCGGCGTGGCGCACGATGTGAAGGCATTGGGTCAAATCGTCAAACCGCTCGCGGAGACGATCTTGGTCGTGGATGCCGTTAGCGCGATGGGGGTGTTTGATCTGCAGACCGATTCGTGGGGTCTGGATGTGGTGGCGACGGGTTCGCAGAAGGCCTTGATGCTACCGCCCGGTCTCGCCTTCGTCAGCGTCAGCGAAAAGGCCTGGCGGATGAGCGAAAAAGCGAAGAACAGCAAATTTTATTTTAATCTGAAAAAAGAGCGTGAGAGTCAGTCAAAAAACCAGACGGCATACACCGCCGCGGTGTCCTTGATTGTCGGACTGCATGAGGTGCTCAAACAACTGAAGGCCGAAGGCCTAGCGAACATTTTCGCGCGTCATAAGCAGTTGGCTCATGCGATGCGGCAGGCCATGTTGGCGGCCGGCCTGACCCTGTTTCCCAAGCAGTCGCCCAGCGACGCTCTAACGGCCGTCAATGCGCCGGAGGGGGTGGACGGGCAGGCGGTGTACAAAACCTTGCGCGAGAAATACGGGATCACGGCGGCCGGAGGACAGGATCACCTCAAAGGGAAGATTTTCCGGATCGCCCATATGGGTTATGCCGATCTCTTTGACGTGATTATTGCGGTGTCGGCGGTCGAGATGGTGATCAAGGGTTTGGGCTATCCGGTAAAAATGGGCGAGGGGGTTCGGACAGCCGAAGAGCTCTTGATGAAAAAATAGAATCCATGTCAACCGAAGGAGAAAAGAAAGTGAAGGTGCTGGTCAGCGATGCCCTTTCTGAAAAGGGCGTCGACATTATGAGGCGGTCGGGATTGGACGTGGACGTGAAGACCAAGCTCGGGCCGGACGAACTCTTCAGCGTGATTCCGGTTTACGACGGATTGGTGGTGCGAAGCGCGACCAAGGTGACCCAGAAACTGATCGAGGCGGCAAAGCGCCTCAAGGTCGTCGGCCGCGCCGGTTCCGGCCTCGATAATGTTGACCTTGCGGCCGCCACTAAACACGGCATCGTGGTGATGAACACCCCCGGCGGCAACACCGTGACGACGGCCGAACATACCATGGCGTTGCTTTTTTCATCGGCTCGAATGATCCCGCAGGCTACGGCTTCGATCAAGGCCGGCAAGTGGGAAAAAAATAAGTTCATGGGGATGGAACTTTATAACAAGACGCTTGGAATCATCGGAATCGGTCAGATCGGATCGTACGTGACCAAATTGGCCCAGGGCGCCCAGATGCAGGTCATCGCCTACGATCCGTACCTTTCCGAGGAAAATGCCAGGAAAATGGGTGTGGAACTGGTGGATTTGAACGATCTGTACCGTCGATCCGATATCATTTCGGTGCACGTTCCGTTGACGGCCGAGACCAAATCGCTGATCAATGCCGACGCCATCGGCAAAATGAAGGATGGGGTTCGGATCATCAATTGTGCGCGGGGCGGCATCGTGAACGAGCAGGATCTGTACAATGCGTTGGTGAAGGGCAAGGTCGCCGGCGCGGCGATGGATGTGTTTGAGCAAGAGCCGGTTGATCTGAAGAACCCCCTTCTAACGTTAGAGAACGTCATCTGCACGCCGCATATCGGCGCGGCGACAACCGAGGCGCAGGAAAATGTAGCCCTGGCGATAGCGGAACAGATTGCCGATTATCTGATCCGCGGCGTAATCCGCGGAGCGGCCAATATCCCCTCCGTCCCGGTCGACCTCCTGCCGAAAATCCAACCCTATCTGACGTTGTCCGAGAATCTGGGTGCGTTTCTCGCACAGAGCCATGAAGGCGGTCTGGAACAGTTGACGATCGAGTATCGCGGGGATGTCTCCGGACTGACAACCGCCCCCATTACCGTGGCGGCTCTTAAAGGCCTACTCACCCCGATTCTGGAAGAGCCCGTCAATTATGTGAACGCTCCGATTGTAGCCAAAGAACGAGGGATCGAGATAAAAGAAATCAAAAGCGCCGAGGCGGGCGAGTTCACCAGCCTGGTCGTGCTGACGGTTAAAGCCGGCTCAAAAAAAGCTAGCGTGTCCGGCACACTCTACAATCGGAAAGACCCCCGGATCGTCGAGATCGATGGTTTGTCCCTGGAGGTTGTACCGGAAGGGCATATGCTGTTGATGATCAACGACGACAAACCCGGGGTTATCGGAAACATCGGCCGCTTGTTGGGGGACAACCAAATCAACATTTCACGGATGCAATTGGGGCGTGAGCATACCGGAGGAAAGGCCATTTCCGTCGTAGGCATCGATGCGCCCGTGGGTTTAGAGTTGCTTGGAAAACTCAAGAAACTTCCTCATGTGCTTTCCGCCAAACTGATTGAACTTTAACCGGTTGATCGGAGGCGGTTCCATCCCGGTTTAAGTCATGACCAAATTTCAAAACAGCAGTCGCCCGATGCTGCCCAAGGGCCTGGCGACCTTTCTTCCCGAAGCCGCCGTTCACAAACGGCATATCGAGGAGACGGTTCTGTCCGTCTTTTTATCCTGGGGCTATCGGGAAGTTATTCCGCCCATTTTTGAATATCTGGACGTCATTACCGTGGGTATGGGTGAAGACCTGGTCGAAAAAGGTTATAAATTTGTCGATCGCGGAAACGGCCGCGTTATGCTTCTCCGTCCGGATGTTACACCTCAGATTGCACGGATCGCGGCGATGTTGATGACCGATGTTCCCAAACCGCTCCGTCTGTGTTATCGCGCGAATGTTTTTAGGCACGAAGAAGAGCATGCCGGTCGGGCGCGCGAGCTTTTTCAGATCGGGGGAGAGCTGATTGGATTGGAAGGTCCTGAAGCGGATGCGGAAGTGATCGCGGTTGCCATCGAAGCGCTGCAGAAAATCGGCCTGACGGAATTTAAAATCGCGATCGGCCAGGTGGAGTTTTTCCGTGGGCTGATGAACGGGATCGGTCTGGCCGCCGATCTGCAGAAGCAGGTTCACGCGGCCATGATCCGAAAGGACCGATCCCGACTGGTCCAAATCTTAAATCAAGGAAACGTGCCGGAAAATAAGTCACGTCAGATAATAACCGTCCTTTCATTATTCGGACAGGAAGAGGCGATCGAACGGGCATGGAGTCTAAGTACGTTTTCTTCTTGTCGGCAGGCTTTGACCCGATTACGGGACGTGTTTCGCATCCTTATTTCATCTGGCTGGAAAGACCATCTCCTGATTGATCTGTCTGAGATTCGCGGATTTGACTATTATACCGGTATAATTTTTGAGGTGTTTGCCAAGGACATGGGTGTTCCCCTGGGCCGTGGCGGACGTTACGACTCCCTGATTGGAAAGTTCGGCGCTCCTTGTCCATCGACGGGCTTTGCATTTGACGCGGAACAGCTCCAATGGGCCTGGCAGAAGACCGTCGGTGGGGGTCCAGAAACCGCGGTCGATATCCTCGCAGTGGACACGCAACGTGACATGATTCGCCTTTTTAAGTTGACTCGGATCATCCGAGAAAAAGGCTATAGAGTGATTCAGCACATTGAAAAAATGGATCTCGCCGAGGCCGTCTATCGAGCCAAGAGGATCGGAGCAAAACAACTGTTTCTATTATTAAATGGCGAAAGGGCCGTCCTGGTCAATTGTCGTACCGGAAAACAACAGAGCGGTAGGATCCCCGTTCTCGTTTCGAAATTATAATCGCTTCACCGGTTGAGGAAAACATGTCCGTGATCGATTTTCCGTCTCGTAAAAATTCTGAAGCTGAAGCGCTTACCAAACTCCCTCCTCAGAACGTCGAGGCCGAGCAGGCCGTGCTGGGTGCAATCCTGATCGATAACGCGTCGCTCAATAAAGCGCTCGAGATCATCCATCCGGATAATTTCTATCGCGACGCGCACCGACGGATTTTCTCGGCCATTCTCGATCTCAACGAGCGGAATGAAGTGGTTGACCTGATTACCCTGACGGATCATCTGAGAAGAAAAAATGAATTGGAGACGGTGGGAGGGGCAGCCTATCTCTCATCCCTCGTCAATAGTATTCCAACCGCGGCCAATATCCGTCAACATTCTCGAATCATTCATGAGAAAGCGATTCTTCGAAATTTAATTTCGGTTGCGACGGACATTGTCGGACAAGGGTATGACGATCAAGGCCGAGTTGAAGAACTCTTGGATTTCGCCGAGCGGAGCATCTTCGGGATTTCAGAAAAAAAGTTAAAACCCTCCTTTGTGGCCGTCAAAGAAATCATCAAAGACAGTTTTGAAACCATCGAAAGGCTGTACGAAAAAAAAGAACGGGTAACGGGAGTGGCCACGGGCTATCGGGATCTGGACGAAATGACTTCCGGTTTGCAGCCTTCCGACCTCATCGTGATTGCCGGCCGGCCTTCCATGGGAAAGACCGCATTGGCGCTGGGCATTGCTCAGCATTTGGGAATCGAAAAGCGGGGTACGGCGGCCGTCTTCAGTTTGGAAATGTCAAAGGAACAGTTGGTGATGCGCATGCTCTGTTCGGAGGCGCGTGTGGATGCGCATAAACTGCGATCCGGTTATCTGGGTCGTGCGGACTGGCCCAAGTTGACCACAGCCGCCGGAAGAATCGCCGAAGCCCGAATCTTTATTGATGACACGCCGGCGCTCTCCGTTCTGGAAATGCGGGCGAAGGCCCGGCGTCTGAAAGCGGAGCATGGTCTGGATCTGATCATCGTGGACTACCTTCAACTTATGCGCGG
The nucleotide sequence above comes from Nitrospiria bacterium. Encoded proteins:
- a CDS encoding alanine--glyoxylate aminotransferase family protein → MRKRYLLAPGPTPVPPEILLAMAQPILHHRAPEFAELLGHVREDLKWLFQTQQDVITLVSTGTGGMESAVSNFLSPGDKAIVINGGKFGERWLKLCQVYGVKVEEIKVEWGYAVDPQQVAQALKKDPAIRAVYVQASESSTGVAHDVKALGQIVKPLAETILVVDAVSAMGVFDLQTDSWGLDVVATGSQKALMLPPGLAFVSVSEKAWRMSEKAKNSKFYFNLKKERESQSKNQTAYTAAVSLIVGLHEVLKQLKAEGLANIFARHKQLAHAMRQAMLAAGLTLFPKQSPSDALTAVNAPEGVDGQAVYKTLREKYGITAAGGQDHLKGKIFRIAHMGYADLFDVIIAVSAVEMVIKGLGYPVKMGEGVRTAEELLMKK
- the serA gene encoding phosphoglycerate dehydrogenase; its protein translation is MSTEGEKKVKVLVSDALSEKGVDIMRRSGLDVDVKTKLGPDELFSVIPVYDGLVVRSATKVTQKLIEAAKRLKVVGRAGSGLDNVDLAAATKHGIVVMNTPGGNTVTTAEHTMALLFSSARMIPQATASIKAGKWEKNKFMGMELYNKTLGIIGIGQIGSYVTKLAQGAQMQVIAYDPYLSEENARKMGVELVDLNDLYRRSDIISVHVPLTAETKSLINADAIGKMKDGVRIINCARGGIVNEQDLYNALVKGKVAGAAMDVFEQEPVDLKNPLLTLENVICTPHIGAATTEAQENVALAIAEQIADYLIRGVIRGAANIPSVPVDLLPKIQPYLTLSENLGAFLAQSHEGGLEQLTIEYRGDVSGLTTAPITVAALKGLLTPILEEPVNYVNAPIVAKERGIEIKEIKSAEAGEFTSLVVLTVKAGSKKASVSGTLYNRKDPRIVEIDGLSLEVVPEGHMLLMINDDKPGVIGNIGRLLGDNQINISRMQLGREHTGGKAISVVGIDAPVGLELLGKLKKLPHVLSAKLIEL
- the hisZ gene encoding ATP phosphoribosyltransferase regulatory subunit; this encodes MTKFQNSSRPMLPKGLATFLPEAAVHKRHIEETVLSVFLSWGYREVIPPIFEYLDVITVGMGEDLVEKGYKFVDRGNGRVMLLRPDVTPQIARIAAMLMTDVPKPLRLCYRANVFRHEEEHAGRARELFQIGGELIGLEGPEADAEVIAVAIEALQKIGLTEFKIAIGQVEFFRGLMNGIGLAADLQKQVHAAMIRKDRSRLVQILNQGNVPENKSRQIITVLSLFGQEEAIERAWSLSTFSSCRQALTRLRDVFRILISSGWKDHLLIDLSEIRGFDYYTGIIFEVFAKDMGVPLGRGGRYDSLIGKFGAPCPSTGFAFDAEQLQWAWQKTVGGGPETAVDILAVDTQRDMIRLFKLTRIIREKGYRVIQHIEKMDLAEAVYRAKRIGAKQLFLLLNGERAVLVNCRTGKQQSGRIPVLVSKL
- the dnaB gene encoding replicative DNA helicase, with translation MSVIDFPSRKNSEAEALTKLPPQNVEAEQAVLGAILIDNASLNKALEIIHPDNFYRDAHRRIFSAILDLNERNEVVDLITLTDHLRRKNELETVGGAAYLSSLVNSIPTAANIRQHSRIIHEKAILRNLISVATDIVGQGYDDQGRVEELLDFAERSIFGISEKKLKPSFVAVKEIIKDSFETIERLYEKKERVTGVATGYRDLDEMTSGLQPSDLIVIAGRPSMGKTALALGIAQHLGIEKRGTAAVFSLEMSKEQLVMRMLCSEARVDAHKLRSGYLGRADWPKLTTAAGRIAEARIFIDDTPALSVLEMRAKARRLKAEHGLDLIIVDYLQLMRGRGDADNREQEISEISRSLKALAKELQLPVVAMSQLSRAVENRADKRPILADLRESGAIEQDADIVIFIYRDEVYRTTDENKGIADIIVGKQRNGPIGNIKLAFLDRYTRFENLEKVHEEVEEF